The following coding sequences are from one Ornithodoros turicata isolate Travis chromosome 1, ASM3712646v1, whole genome shotgun sequence window:
- the LOC135387884 gene encoding uncharacterized protein LOC135387884, whose amino-acid sequence MDAIEYDQICTDSLPSLPFDMSKQLKDIGLQLADGPFSAPVEISLLIGSDYYWQVVTGQTVRLSKHLVAAETRFGWTIQGVCSSDGTKGRHDIQVMKIGVETDVEVDTDRIYSQLQAFWDLEHLGITDQCSTSSSYNDPILQEFSTSACLQNGRYMVRLPWNLEKRHMLCDKKVLGFRQLSYTTKKLLPDPSLMEEYDTTIRQYLLNGHAESVPETENTGGGPIYYMPHHAVIRRDRETTKVRTVFDASSKSSGAVSLNEALHAGPNLNPDVLDLLLQFRAYQIALTADVEKAFLQIVLDPQDRDSLRFLWYATAAKADEALPPIETWRMMRVPFGAKSSPFLLAATIRHHLQSVVSRYPRTASLLSSHFYVYDLVVGVDSVDEGNTLYRESRDILMEAGMKLVKWTSKDSTLSKLFQAESTASSSTTSLKKVLGLNWDIDSDEIQLSMKSLSDFLERLVDTKRYVLQAVSRIFDPLGYVAPFVITAKIPLQGIWLAKLQWDDLLPDNIRSVWSNWCQEVPTLARFRLPRKLTGATAPLMEVARSLHVFGDASTKA is encoded by the coding sequence ATGGATGCAATCGAGTACGACCAGATTTGCACTGACAGCCTCCCGTCTTTACCCTTCGACATGTCGAAACAACTGAAAGATATTGGCCTTCAGCTAGCTGATGGACCGTTTTCGGCGCCTGTCGAGATTTCTCTCCTGATTGGTTCAGATTATTACTGGCAAGTCGTCACTGGACAAACTGTTCGACTTTCGAAACATCTGGTTGCAGCTGAAACCCGTTTCGGGTGGACCATCCAAGGAGTCTGTTCGTCCGATGGCACGAAGGGACGACATGATATTCAAGTAATGAAGATTGGCGTGGAAACGGATGTCGAGGTTGATACCGACAGGATATATTCGCAACTACAGGCATTTTGGGACCTCGAGCATCTAGGCATCACGGACCAGTGTTCAACGTCCAGTTCCTACAATGACCCCATTCTTCAAGAGTTCAGCACTTCAGCATGCCTACAGAACGGGCGATATATGGTCCGTCTCCCCTGGAACCTGGAGAAGCGTCACATGCTGTGCGATAAAAAGGTACTCGGGTTCCGACAGTTGAGTTACACCACCAAGAAGCTGCTACCGGATCCCAGTTTGATGGAAGAGTACGATACTACGATTCGTCAATATCTGCTAAATGGACATGCGGAGAGCGTACCTGAGACGGAGAACACCGGTGGAGGGCCTATATATTACATGCCTCATCATGCTGTCATACGAAGAGATCGGGAGACGACTAAAGTACGCACTGTATTCGACGCTTCGTCAAAGTCATCTGGTGCAGTCTCTTTAAATGAAGCTCTTCACGCTGGACCCAACTTGAATCCGGATGTTCTAGATTTGCTCCTTCAGTTCAGGGCATATCAAATAGCTCTTACAGCTGATGTTGAAAAAGCATTTTTACAGATCGTACTCGATCCACAGGATCGCGATTCTTTGCGCTTTCTTTGGTACGCCACTGCGGCGAAGGCAGACGAGGCTTTGCCTCCTATAGAGACTTGGAGAATGATGCGGGTACCGTTCGGCGCAAAGTCCAGCCCGTTTTTGTTGGCCGCCACTATCCGGCATCATTTGCAATCTGTGGTTTCACGATATCCTCGAACGGCTTCTCTTCTATCAAGTCACTTTTATGTGTATGACCTGGTTGTCGGCGTGGATTCCGTTGACGAAGGAAATACGCTCTACCGTGAATCGCGTGACATCCTTATGGAAGCAGGTATGAAGCTCGTCAAATGGACCAGCAAAGACAGCACCCTGTCGAAGCTATTTCAAGCGGAAAGTACCGCTTCATCATCCACCACTTCTCTTAAAAAGGTGCTCGGACTCAATTGGGATATCGACTCTGATGAGATACAGCTCTCCATGAAATCATTATCCGATTTTCTGGAACGTCTGGTTGACACTAAGCGTTACGTGCTTCAGGCTGTTTCTCGGATTTTTGATCCTCTGGGCTACGTGGCGCCGTTCGTCATTACGGCCAAGATCCCACTGCAAGGCATCTGGCTTGCTAAGCTTCAGTGGGACGATCTCCTTCCTGACAACATAAGGTCTGTATGGAGTAATTGGTGTCAAGAGGTTCCTACGCTGGCTCGTTTCCGGCTACCTCGGAAGCTAACAGGTGCCACAGCTCCGTTGATGGAGGTTGCAAGGAGTCTGCATGTTTTTGGCGATGCCAGCACCAAGGCCTAG
- the LOC135387893 gene encoding uncharacterized protein LOC135387893, which yields MTVINEPILQVRKYSSFSRLLRVPSWVLRFVHNSRSPSIKDRGMPSSEEINAAEHYWIRNAQRESFGLQPTTQTSLRNVSLFRDDEGILHMQGRLQYGVFPHAVKHPIVLPSDHPVTAMIIRQTHLRPPYGESNVSRKCYILIFTYAVTRAVHLELTESITAEDFLKAFERFVSRRGVPGTVYSDNFRTFKSVSRELSVGQLSQDPDVKGFLTVHRISWKIIVVRAALWGGFWERLIKSAKVCLRKILGKSTLTYSELATAVTEVEAVLNSRPLTYVSEDPDDLSVLTPGHFLVGKRITAFPYEPAVELRSTSNQLRRVCKYRERLMESFWTRWTKEYILYLRYTNIRRPLSSCSVKTGDIVLIAKENAPRVSWPLGRVESTRESADGRIRSCQVRISGGKVVCRPIQLLHKLVADED from the exons ATGACAGTGATCAACGAGCCCATCCTGCAAGTACGAAAGTACAGCTCGTTCTCCAGACTGCTCCGGGTTCCGTCATGGGTGCTACGGTTTGTCCACAACAGCAGGAGCCCTTCCATCAAGGACAGGGGTATGCCAAGTTCAGAAGAGATTAATGCGGCAGAGCACTATTGGATTCGAAATGCTCAGCGTGAGTCTTTTGGATTGCAGCCTACCACCCAAACTTCTCTTCGGAACGTCTCCTTGTTTCGCGACGACGAAGGGATCCTCCACATGCAAGGACGTCTCCAGTACGGTGTCTTTCCTCATGCAGTCAAGCATCCTATAGTCTTGCCCTCGGACCACCCTGTCACAGCCATGATTATCAGGCAGACTCACTTACG ACCACCCTATGGAGAGAGCAATGTTTCAAGAAAGTGTTACATCCTCATCTTCACTTACGCCGTAACTAGGGCAGTTCATTTAGAGCTCACAGAATCTATTACTGCCGAAGACTTTTTGAAGGCCTTCGAGAGATTTGTATCGAGACGAGGTGTGCCAGGAACAGTATACTCTGATAATTTCCGCACCTTCAAGAGTGTGTCCCGTGAACTTTCCGTTGGCCAGCTGTCGCAGGATCCAGATGTGAAGGGGTTCCTTACGGTACATCGGATCAGCTGGAAGATTATCGTTGTGCGCGCTGCCTTGTGGGGAGGCTTTTGGGAACGCCTAATAAAAAGCGCCAAGGTGTGTCTACGGAAGATACTGGGCAAAAGCACCCTAACATACAGTGAGCTTGCCACTGCTGTCACGGAGGTGGAAGCCGTTCTGAACTCACGGCCCTTGACTTATGTTTCCGAGGATCCAGACGATCTCTCCGTGCTCACGCCTGGTCACTTCCTGGTTGGTAAACGTATTACAGCCTTTCCCTACGAGCCTGCAGTCGAGTTGCGTTCgacgtcaaaccagctgaggCGAGTATGTAAGTACCGCGAGCGCTTGATGGAGTCGTTTTGGACTAGATGGACCAAGGAGTATATCCTGTACCTGAGATACACGAACATACGCAGGCCACTTTCATCGTGCAGCGTCAAGACAGGAGACATCGTTCTCATAGCCAAGGAGAATGCGCCTCGGGTGTCTTGGCCCCTTGGCCGCGTTGAAAGTACAAGAGAGAGCGCCGATGGCCGCATCCGATCTTGTCAGGTCAGGATATCGGGGGGCAAAGTTGTCTGTAGACCAATTCAACTGCTACACAAGTTAGTGGCAGACGAAGATTAA
- the LOC135387875 gene encoding piggyBac transposable element-derived protein 2-like, translating into MPCPPDTSPKLRQHWQPMDYFSLYIAEDVYDKFEDSTNVAYHLRTGKLLSTSAAELKNFIDATFLMSCLGYPKMRLYWAQGTRVPVIADMMSRDRFFTLRSNLKVVNDLDVPDDVKKSDRLWKIKPVINSIREACRKPPRPSMVSIDDQIIPFTGITTLKQYVPGKPHITDLRNFVLASPSGLVLDYEIYLGKSTLCGGKNQELGIGANVILHLTATLPPGTAVLFDRYFTTIPLLDELAKKNLRATGTIMKNRLPKGTKMEDDKTLSKRGRGSSCQVVNSTSSTSLVKWMDNKPITLASTHIGEEPIGSCRRWSKKEKKYLDVPRPAIADEYNRYMGGVDLCDLMLSLYSTTQRTKKWTVRAMIFLLDLAAVNSWLQYKEDSVLLVRSKKNILGFLEFKMAFEHHLLAVDHGDTETCDAPPTKMLKMKVTPLPPVLQRHSYAKHMPELVSQSLSPRCRNPGCQKRSKVRCTTCDVFLCMTANRNCYKQFPTE; encoded by the coding sequence ATGCCATGTCCCCCCGACACCAGTCCTAAACTTCGACAACATTGGCAGCCAATGGACTACTTTTCCCTGTACATAGCCGAAGATGTATACGACAAGTTCGAGGACTCAACAAATGTTGCGTACCACCTGAGGACTGGGAAACTCCTGAGCACATCAGCCGCAGAATTGAAGAACTTCATTGATGCTACATTTCTTATGAGCTGCCTAGGATACCCCAAGATGCGCTTGTACTGGGCACAGGGAACCCGGGTTCCAGTTATAGCCGACATGATGTCAAGGGACCGTTTTTTTACCCTGCGAAGCAACCTGAAAGTGGTTAACGACTTGGATGTTCCAGATGATGTCAAGAAAAGCGATCGCTTGTGGAAAATCAAGCCAGTCATTAACAGCATCAGAGAGGCGTGTCGCAAACCTCCGAGGCCATCAATGGTGAGCATTGACGATCAGATAATTCCCTTTACTGGCATCACAACCCTCAAGCAGTACGTTCCTGGGAAGCCACATATTACCGACTTGAGAAACTTTGTTCTGGCTAGTCCTAGTGGACTGGTGCTTGACTATGAAATCTACCTGGGCAAGTCAACCCTGTGTGGTGGGAAAAACCAAGAACTGGGAATTGGAGCAAACGTCATTTTACACTTGACAGCAACTCTCCCGCCTGGAACAGCAGTACTTTTTGACCGGTATTTTACAACGATTCCCCTTCTGGATGAATTAGCTAAGAAAAACTTACGAGCAACTGGGACAATAATGAAAAACAGGCTACCAAAAGGCACCAAAATGGAAGATGACAAGACTCTCAGCAAGAGGGGCAGGGGCTCCAGCTGCCAAGTTGTCAACAGCACTTCAAGCACCTCTTTGGTAAAGTGGATGGACAACAAGCCCATAACCCTTGCATCTACCCACATTGGTGAAGAACCTATTGGGAGCTGCCGAAGGTGGTccaagaaagagaaaaagtacCTAGATGTCCCGCGCCCTGCTATTGCTGACGAATACAACAGGTACATGGGTGGCGTAGACTTATGCGACCTGATGCTGAGTTTGTATTCGACAACACAGCGGACCAAGAAGTGGACTGTCCGAGCAATGATTTTTCTTCTTGATTTGGCAGCTGTGAACTCATGGCTGCAATACAAAGAGGATTCAGTGCTGCTTGTCAGGTCAAAGAAGAACATCCTTGGTTTTCTCGAATTCAAAATGGCCTTTGAACATCATCTGCTTGCGGTGGACCATGGTGACACAGAAACCTGCGACGCGCCTCCAACAAAAATGCTCAAAATGAAGGTTACTCCTTTGCCTCCAGTTCTACAAAGGCACTCGTACGCAAAGCACATGCCGGAGCTTGTCAGCCAGTCATTGTCACCAAGGTGTCGGAACCCTGGCTGCCAAAAACGTTCAAAGGTCAGGTGCACTACCTGCGACGTGTTCTTATGCATGACAGCAAACAGAAACTGTTACAAGCAGTTTCCCACTGAATAG